Proteins co-encoded in one Populus trichocarpa isolate Nisqually-1 chromosome 10, P.trichocarpa_v4.1, whole genome shotgun sequence genomic window:
- the LOC18102732 gene encoding uncharacterized protein LOC18102732 isoform X1, whose product MASDNPSQPELATKAREEGEVSSSSNDDQNPICSAAPSADAVNPPASARTILVPPMNKFTLANRAGKANFSTNPARSADPNLRTSQQPNNNKSFDKNRVPHVSANPGKLAPSGADDSLVIRFFSDDESGSESEDGEDKSLKTKLNMTVVNENGRLPSTSSTKSSMSQQATRNVNSIPKKSSMSCSFNSSMTKTNRVANSRGAGSSSVGQGSQVKKFNSIKRNLASLEHGLELGVDLNSTKVRDLRQQIALRERELKLKAASQKKESPSVSGKDYKSTNISIAAARKSNAAFYEVGQLAPKEPDRKRLKVGGSYSKQLNSDGQQKMLATTYNLPSKEQAPESSGLQDRNMDDYSQNERLMKVTKSSVVKWERQDCRRVDISSAKLPAFLCVAASNVNHNSSQSDMSRMQVDPSVVLNQTPPLTNANTNTLPENRKSVESNPVKNCGTQPPACLLKTSTSGQNLINKFEHLQGIYGDKPSCQASLNLNPWNCLGTVNVADHRSIDMHLVEMEESLDKELDEAQEHRRKCEIEEINALKAYRKSQRALIEANSRCTELYRKRELYSTHFRSLIVNDSNLFLPSRQHEHVGTGVNCGNVSRNVNLTPSPNDQMQPEYDGCNQPGYDSVTLSNLLYQHVNGHSLGSEPCSELDASTSEPLPRNSLIAANGVSFQSNDSNISADEDEETFPLDHETDQHSFKIQQGDQNSVGRENHRDYPPNKNPSVHAPQDSLILESKLRSKLFARLPIRTFSKNGGSSTMEPVDEPGTEIDNGSERTQGSNGSVRLSEAQKNQHYDLEGNDNPETIMSELPVQIQSHEKNSSNFHSAADSKDNFTGGHQLTTSIISSPPLVLRSAFAQMKVMYPMTSIESQHIKSQQNYTRGGFSGEGGCMDSEEIQCDKAIASSKDEGLKDICGIEIGTFTHNVAVDPFWPLCMYELRGKCNNDECPWQHARDFTDQNAHQNQHDDSDSADCQVGLTLHQQKSSGGTELSKCHIALIPPTYLVGFNMLRSDSHKSVIAPRNGQRWQKQFSICLALSSLLQQDLLVDQPSFRANDGCIEVRGSWNGQASYFQSRKSVANHLNQALTSSVLSLEMALVILSQEADKLEGMKKSLSMLSRAIEVDPTSEALWMMYLLIYYSNIESVGKDDMFSYAVKNSNRSYGLWLVYIDSRIHLDDRLVAYNAALTALCHHASAFDRGNVYASACILDLFLQMMDCLCMSGNVGKAIQKIQGLFPVAANSDEPPSHLLSDILTCLTISDKYIFWVCCVYLVIYRKLPDAIVQQFECEKELLAIEWPSVHLQNEEKQRAVKLVEMAVDSVKVSVNSESLDSDTNVRLAQQFALCHIRCTLVLDGPACCQNLLGKYMKLCPSCVELVLLSSRLQTNGTGGVSFEGFEGAISNWPKEVPGIHCIWNQYIEYALQKEGPNFAKELTVHWFNSVSKVRYPLNEILDTVDGNSSHGLLELASASNPYFLTSSSNQMEIMFGLINLSLAKLLHNDHIEAHVAIDRALKAAPPQYIKHCLREHAVFLLNYGSQLKKDAPVSEQLKILNGYLNDAQALSAYEPLSRRFIDSIEKPIVQQLIRNILSPVSSDFSLVNFVLEAWYGPSLLPPKSNQPKDLVDFVEAIFEIVPSNYPLAFSVCKLLCRGYSSINVTSDSVLYWACSILVNAIFHAIPIPPEYAWVEAAGILGDISGIELISDSFYKKALSAHPFSVKLWTCYYNLSKTRGYASTVVQKARERGIEVG is encoded by the exons ATGGCGTCAGATAACCCTAGTCAACCAGAGCTCGCGACTAAAGCAAGAGAAGAAGGAGAGGTCTCTTCTTCATCCAACGACGAC CAAAATCCTATTTGCTCTGCTGCACCATCTGCTGATGCTGTTAACCCACCTGCTTCTGCAAGGACCATTCTGGTTCCTCCAATGAACAAATTCACTTTAGCCAATCGGGCTG GTAAGGCCAATTTTAGCACCAATCCCGCAAGATCTGCTGATCCCAATCTCCGAACATCACAACAACCAAATAATAACAAGAGCTTTGACAAAAACAGAGTGCCACATGTATCTGCTAATCCTGGAAAGTTGGCACCTTCAGGGGCTGATGATAGCCTagtgataagatttttttcagATGATGAAAGTGGCAGTGAATCTGAAGATGGAGAAGACAAATCTTTAAAAACTAAACTCAACATGACTGTGGTTAATGAAAATGGAAGGCTGCCCTCCACTTCATCAACAAAATCAAGCATGTCACAGCAGGCTACAAGAAATGTGAACAGTATTCccaagaaatcatcaatgagTTGCTCATTTAACTCATCAATGACAAAGACAAACAGAGTTGCCAATTCCAGGGGTGCTGGCTCCTCATCTGTTGGGCAAGGttctcaagtaaaaaaatttaattccatCAAAAGAAATCTTGCAAGCCTAGAGCATGGTCTTGAGCTAGGTGTGGATTTGAACAGCACTAAAGTTCGGGACTTGAGGCAGCAGATTGCACTTCGGGAAAGGGAACTAAAGCTTAAGGCAGCTTCACAAAAGAAGGAATCTCCTTCAGTTTCTGGCAAGGATTACAAGTCTACAAACATTTCTATTGCTGCAGCCAGGAAGTCTAATGCAGCTTTTTATGAAGTTGGGCAATTAGCCCCAAAAGAACCGGACAGGAAACGCTTAAAAGTTGGTGGATCTTATTCTAAACAGTTAAATTCAGATGGCCAACAAAAAATGCTTGCAACAACATATAATTTACCTTCAAAGGAACAAGCACCGGAGAGCAGTGGTTTGCAGGATAGAAATATGGACGATTATAGCCAGAACGAAAGGCTGATGAAAGTAACAAAGTCAAGTGTAGTTAAATGGGAAAGGCAAGACTGTAGGCGGGTGGATATTTCATCAGCAAAGCTACCTG CTTTTTTATGCGTTGCAGCTTCTAATGTCAATCATAATTCCAGCCAGTCTGACATGAGCAGAATGCAGGTGGATCCTTCTGTTGTATTGAACCAGACCCCACCACTGACTAATGCAAATACTAATACTTTACCAGAGAATAGA AAGAGTGTTGAATCAAATCCAGTGAAGAATTGTGGAACCCAGCCACCAGCTTGCTTGTTAAAGACATCAACTAGTGGACagaatttaataaacaaatttgagCATCTGCAAGGCATATACGGTGACAAGCCTTCTTGTCAA GCATCTCTGAATTTAAACCCTTGGAATTGTTTGGGAACTGTAAATGTGGCAGATCATAGAAGCATAGATATGCATCTTGTTGAAATGGAGGAATCATTAGACAAGGAGCTGGATGAAGCACAAGAGCACAGGCGCAaatgtgaaattgaagaaataaatgcaCTTAAAGCTTATCGAAAATCACAGAGGGCTTTGATTGAGGCTAATTCTAGATGTACAGAACTTTATCGCAAGAGGGAACTGTACTCTACTCATTTTCGATCTCTCATTGTGAATGATTCCAATTTGTTTTTGCCCTCCAGGCAGCATGAGCACGTTGGAACTGGGGTGAATTGTGGAAATGTATCTAGAAATGTAAATTTAACACCCTCGCCAAATGATCAGATGCAGCCTGAGTATGATGGCTGTAACCAGCCTGGGTACGATTCAGTCACCCTCTCAAATTTACTTTATCAGCATGTAAATGGCCATAGTTTGGGATCTGAGCCATGCAGTGAACTGGATGCTAGTACATCAGAGCCATTGCCCCGCAACAGCCTGATTGCTGCTAATGGAGTAAGCTTTCAATCCAATGATTCTAATATTTCAgcagatgaagatgaagaaacatttCCATTGGACCATGAGACTGATCAGCATAGCTTCAAAATTCAGCAAGGAGATCAAAATTCTGTGGGAAGGGAAAACCACAGAGATTATCCCCCAAACAAAAATCCCTCTGTTCATGCACCTCAGGattctttgattcttgaatCAAAATTAAGATCCAAACTATTTGCACGACTACCAATCAGAACCTTTTCAAAGAATGGTGGTTCATCCACCATGGAGCCTGTAGATGAACCAGGGACTGAAATTGACAACGGAAGTGAAAGAACCCAGGGAAGCAATGGCAGTGTGCGATTGTCAGAAGCACAGAAAAATCAACATTATGACCTTGAAG GCAATGATAATCCTGAAACAATAATGTCTGAGCTTCCTGTTCAGATTCAGAGCCATGAAAAGAATTCTTCAAATTTTCATTCTGCTGCTGATTCCAAGGACAATTTCACAGGAGGTCATCAGTTGACAACGTCAATCATATCTTCACCTCCTTTAGTTTTGAGGAGTGCATTTGCTCAAATGAAAGTTATGTACCCAATGACTTCAATAGAATCACAACAtataaaaagtcaacaaaattaTACCCGTGGTGGTTTCAGTGGAGAGGGTGGTTGCATGGATTCTGAGGAAATCCAGTGTGACAAGGCGATAGCAAGCTCAAAGGATGAGGGTCTAAAGGATATATGCGGAATTGAAATTGGCACATTTACCCACAATGTTGCGGTTGACCCATTTTGGCCACTCTGCATGTATGAACTTAGAGGAAAATGCAACAATGATGAATGCCCTTGGCAACATGCTAGGGACTTCACTGATCAAAATGCGCATCAAAATCAGCACGATGATTCTGATAGTGCCG ATTGTCAGGTTGGATTAACACTGCATCAACAAAAAAGTAGTGGTGGAACAGAACTTTCCAAGTGTCACATTGCATTGATTCCACCAACTTATCTTGTTGGCTTCAATATGTTGAGATCTGATTCACATAAATCTGTCATTGCACCGAGAAATGGTCAGCGCTGGCAAAAACAGTTCAGTATTTGCTTAGCTCTATCAAGTTTGCTTCAACAAGATTTACTTGTTGATCAGCCTTCTTTCCGTGCTAATGATGGTTGCATTGAGGTCCGTGGGAGTTGGAATGGACAGGCATCATACTTTCAGAGTAGAAAGAGCGTAGCG AATCATCTCAATCAAGCATTAACCAGCAGCGTGCTGTCCCTTGAAATGGCTCTCGTTATTCTCAGTCAGGAGGCTGACAAACTGGAGGGTATGAAAAAG TCTCTCTCCATGCTGTCACGAGCTATTGAGGTTGATCCAACATCTGAAGCTCTGTGGATGATGTATCTGCTCATTTACTACAGCAACATTGAGTCTGTTGGGAAGGATGACATGTTCTCCTATGCg GTTAAAAACAGCAACAGATCCTATGGACTTTGGCTCGTGTACATTGACAGTCGTATACATCTTGATGATCGACTGGTTGCGTATAATGCTGCCCTCACAGCGCTTTGCCACCATGCATCTGCTTTTGATAGGGGCAATGTGTATGCTAGTGCATGCATCTTAGATCTGTTTTTACAGATGATGGATTGTTTGTGCATGTCTGGGAATGTTGGCAAGGCCATTCAGAAAATCCAAGGACTCTTCCCTGTGGCAGCTAATTCAGATGAGCCTCCCTCTCATTTGCTCTCTGATATCCTCACATGCTTAACGATTTCTGACAAATATATCTTCTGGGTTTGTTGTGTGTACTTAGTTATTTACAGGAAGTTACCTGATGCTATTGTACAGCAGTTTGAATGTGAGAAAGAACTCCTTGCAATTGAATGGCCTTCTGTTCATTTACAAAATGAAGAGAAGCAGAGGGCTGTTAAGCTCGTTGAGATGGCTGTGGATTCTGTTAAAGTGTCTGTCAATAGTGAATCACTTGATAGTGACACAAATGTCAGACTGGCTCAACAATTTGCTCTCTGCCATATTAGGTGTACGCTAGTTCTTGATGGTCCAGCTTGCTGTCAGAATTTGTTGGGCAAGTATATGAAGTTGTGCCCATCCTGTGTAGAACTTGTTCTTTTGTCATCAAGGCTTCAAACAAATGGCACAGGTGGTGTGAGTTTTGAAGGGTTTGAGGGAGCCATTAGTAATTGGCCAAAAGAAGTCCCTGGAATTCATTGTATCTGGAATCAATATATTGAGTATGCCCTCCAAAAAGAAGGTCCCAATTTTGCAAAAGAACTGACTGTTCACTGGTTTAACTCCGTTTCAAAAGTTCGATATCCTCTGAATGAAATTTTGGATACAGTGGATGGTAATAGCTCACATGGATTATTGGAATTGGCTTCAGCATCAAATCCGTACTTTCTGACATCCAGTTCTAATCAGATGGAAATAATGTTTGGATTAATTAATCTCTCTCTTGCCAAATTATTGCACAATGACCACATTGAAGCTCACGTTGCCATTGACAGGGCACTGAAGGCTGCACCTCCACAGTACATCAAACATTGCTTGAGAGAACATGCTGTGTTCCTGCTTAACTATGGGTCACAATTAAAGAAGGATGCTCCAGTCAGTGagcaattaaaaattttgaatggtTATTTGAATGATGCCCAGGCTCTCTCAGCTTATGAACCACTATCTAGACGATTCATTGACAGCATTGAGAAGCCAATAGTTCAGCAGCTAATCCGTAACATATTGAGTCCAGTTTCATCTGACTTCTCTTTGGTGAATTTTGTACTTGAAGCGTGGTATGGTCCCTCTCTTTTACCCCCAAAGTCAAACCAGCCAAAGGATTTGGTGGATTTTGTTGAAGCCATCTTTGAGATAGTGCCATCCAACTACCCGTTAGCATTTTCTGTTTGTAAGCTCTTGTGCAGAGGCTACAGCTCTATTAATGTTACTTCTGATAGTGTCCTGTACTGGGCATGCTCAATCTTGGTCAATGCAATCTTTCATGCTATTCCAATACCACCAGAATATGCATGGGTTGAAGCTGCGGGTATTTTGGGTGACATTTCAGGTATCGAGCTCATTTCTGATAGTTTTTACAAGAAAGCTTTATCAGCACATCCATTCTCTGTGAAGTTGTGGACTTGCTATTATAATCTATCAAAGACTAGGGGATATGCAAGCACTGTTGTCCAAAAAGCAAGAGAGAGGGGTATTGAAGTTGGTTGA
- the LOC18102732 gene encoding uncharacterized protein LOC18102732 isoform X4, which yields MASDNPSQPELATKAREEGEVSSSSNDDQNPICSAAPSADAVNPPASARTILVPPMNKFTLANRAGKANFSTNPARSADPNLRTSQQPNNNKSFDKNRVPHVSANPGKLAPSGADDSLVIRFFSDDESGSESEDGEDKSLKTKLNMTVVNENGRLPSTSSTKSSMSQQATRNVNSIPKKSSMSCSFNSSMTKTNRVANSRGAGSSSVGQGSQVKKFNSIKRNLASLEHGLELGVDLNSTKVRDLRQQIALRERELKLKAASQKKESPSVSGKDYKSTNISIAAARKSNAAFYEVGQLAPKEPDRKRLKVGGSYSKQLNSDGQQKMLATTYNLPSKEQAPESSGLQDRNMDDYSQNERLMKVTKSSVVKWERQDCRRVDISSAKLPASNVNHNSSQSDMSRMQVDPSVVLNQTPPLTNANTNTLPENRKSVESNPVKNCGTQPPACLLKTSTSGQNLINKFEHLQGIYGDKPSCQASLNLNPWNCLGTVNVADHRSIDMHLVEMEESLDKELDEAQEHRRKCEIEEINALKAYRKSQRALIEANSRCTELYRKRELYSTHFRSLIVNDSNLFLPSRQHEHVGTGVNCGNVSRNVNLTPSPNDQMQPEYDGCNQPGYDSVTLSNLLYQHVNGHSLGSEPCSELDASTSEPLPRNSLIAANGVSFQSNDSNISADEDEETFPLDHETDQHSFKIQQGDQNSVGRENHRDYPPNKNPSVHAPQDSLILESKLRSKLFARLPIRTFSKNGGSSTMEPVDEPGTEIDNGSERTQGSNGSVRLSEAQKNQHYDLEGNDNPETIMSELPVQIQSHEKNSSNFHSAADSKDNFTGGHQLTTSIISSPPLVLRSAFAQMKVMYPMTSIESQHIKSQQNYTRGGFSGEGGCMDSEEIQCDKAIASSKDEGLKDICGIEIGTFTHNVAVDPFWPLCMYELRGKCNNDECPWQHARDFTDQNAHQNQHDDSDSADCQVGLTLHQQKSSGGTELSKCHIALIPPTYLVGFNMLRSDSHKSVIAPRNGQRWQKQFSICLALSSLLQQDLLVDQPSFRANDGCIEVRGSWNGQASYFQSRKSVANHLNQALTSSVLSLEMALVILSQEADKLEGMKKSLSMLSRAIEVDPTSEALWMMYLLIYYSNIESVGKDDMFSYAVKNSNRSYGLWLVYIDSRIHLDDRLVAYNAALTALCHHASAFDRGNVYASACILDLFLQMMDCLCMSGNVGKAIQKIQGLFPVAANSDEPPSHLLSDILTCLTISDKYIFWVCCVYLVIYRKLPDAIVQQFECEKELLAIEWPSVHLQNEEKQRAVKLVEMAVDSVKVSVNSESLDSDTNVRLAQQFALCHIRCTLVLDGPACCQNLLGKYMKLCPSCVELVLLSSRLQTNGTGGVSFEGFEGAISNWPKEVPGIHCIWNQYIEYALQKEGPNFAKELTVHWFNSVSKVRYPLNEILDTVDGNSSHGLLELASASNPYFLTSSSNQMEIMFGLINLSLAKLLHNDHIEAHVAIDRALKAAPPQYIKHCLREHAVFLLNYGSQLKKDAPVSEQLKILNGYLNDAQALSAYEPLSRRFIDSIEKPIVQQLIRNILSPVSSDFSLVNFVLEAWYGPSLLPPKSNQPKDLVDFVEAIFEIVPSNYPLAFSVCKLLCRGYSSINVTSDSVLYWACSILVNAIFHAIPIPPEYAWVEAAGILGDISGIELISDSFYKKALSAHPFSVKLWTCYYNLSKTRGYASTVVQKARERGIEVG from the exons ATGGCGTCAGATAACCCTAGTCAACCAGAGCTCGCGACTAAAGCAAGAGAAGAAGGAGAGGTCTCTTCTTCATCCAACGACGAC CAAAATCCTATTTGCTCTGCTGCACCATCTGCTGATGCTGTTAACCCACCTGCTTCTGCAAGGACCATTCTGGTTCCTCCAATGAACAAATTCACTTTAGCCAATCGGGCTG GTAAGGCCAATTTTAGCACCAATCCCGCAAGATCTGCTGATCCCAATCTCCGAACATCACAACAACCAAATAATAACAAGAGCTTTGACAAAAACAGAGTGCCACATGTATCTGCTAATCCTGGAAAGTTGGCACCTTCAGGGGCTGATGATAGCCTagtgataagatttttttcagATGATGAAAGTGGCAGTGAATCTGAAGATGGAGAAGACAAATCTTTAAAAACTAAACTCAACATGACTGTGGTTAATGAAAATGGAAGGCTGCCCTCCACTTCATCAACAAAATCAAGCATGTCACAGCAGGCTACAAGAAATGTGAACAGTATTCccaagaaatcatcaatgagTTGCTCATTTAACTCATCAATGACAAAGACAAACAGAGTTGCCAATTCCAGGGGTGCTGGCTCCTCATCTGTTGGGCAAGGttctcaagtaaaaaaatttaattccatCAAAAGAAATCTTGCAAGCCTAGAGCATGGTCTTGAGCTAGGTGTGGATTTGAACAGCACTAAAGTTCGGGACTTGAGGCAGCAGATTGCACTTCGGGAAAGGGAACTAAAGCTTAAGGCAGCTTCACAAAAGAAGGAATCTCCTTCAGTTTCTGGCAAGGATTACAAGTCTACAAACATTTCTATTGCTGCAGCCAGGAAGTCTAATGCAGCTTTTTATGAAGTTGGGCAATTAGCCCCAAAAGAACCGGACAGGAAACGCTTAAAAGTTGGTGGATCTTATTCTAAACAGTTAAATTCAGATGGCCAACAAAAAATGCTTGCAACAACATATAATTTACCTTCAAAGGAACAAGCACCGGAGAGCAGTGGTTTGCAGGATAGAAATATGGACGATTATAGCCAGAACGAAAGGCTGATGAAAGTAACAAAGTCAAGTGTAGTTAAATGGGAAAGGCAAGACTGTAGGCGGGTGGATATTTCATCAGCAAAGCTACCTG CTTCTAATGTCAATCATAATTCCAGCCAGTCTGACATGAGCAGAATGCAGGTGGATCCTTCTGTTGTATTGAACCAGACCCCACCACTGACTAATGCAAATACTAATACTTTACCAGAGAATAGA AAGAGTGTTGAATCAAATCCAGTGAAGAATTGTGGAACCCAGCCACCAGCTTGCTTGTTAAAGACATCAACTAGTGGACagaatttaataaacaaatttgagCATCTGCAAGGCATATACGGTGACAAGCCTTCTTGTCAA GCATCTCTGAATTTAAACCCTTGGAATTGTTTGGGAACTGTAAATGTGGCAGATCATAGAAGCATAGATATGCATCTTGTTGAAATGGAGGAATCATTAGACAAGGAGCTGGATGAAGCACAAGAGCACAGGCGCAaatgtgaaattgaagaaataaatgcaCTTAAAGCTTATCGAAAATCACAGAGGGCTTTGATTGAGGCTAATTCTAGATGTACAGAACTTTATCGCAAGAGGGAACTGTACTCTACTCATTTTCGATCTCTCATTGTGAATGATTCCAATTTGTTTTTGCCCTCCAGGCAGCATGAGCACGTTGGAACTGGGGTGAATTGTGGAAATGTATCTAGAAATGTAAATTTAACACCCTCGCCAAATGATCAGATGCAGCCTGAGTATGATGGCTGTAACCAGCCTGGGTACGATTCAGTCACCCTCTCAAATTTACTTTATCAGCATGTAAATGGCCATAGTTTGGGATCTGAGCCATGCAGTGAACTGGATGCTAGTACATCAGAGCCATTGCCCCGCAACAGCCTGATTGCTGCTAATGGAGTAAGCTTTCAATCCAATGATTCTAATATTTCAgcagatgaagatgaagaaacatttCCATTGGACCATGAGACTGATCAGCATAGCTTCAAAATTCAGCAAGGAGATCAAAATTCTGTGGGAAGGGAAAACCACAGAGATTATCCCCCAAACAAAAATCCCTCTGTTCATGCACCTCAGGattctttgattcttgaatCAAAATTAAGATCCAAACTATTTGCACGACTACCAATCAGAACCTTTTCAAAGAATGGTGGTTCATCCACCATGGAGCCTGTAGATGAACCAGGGACTGAAATTGACAACGGAAGTGAAAGAACCCAGGGAAGCAATGGCAGTGTGCGATTGTCAGAAGCACAGAAAAATCAACATTATGACCTTGAAG GCAATGATAATCCTGAAACAATAATGTCTGAGCTTCCTGTTCAGATTCAGAGCCATGAAAAGAATTCTTCAAATTTTCATTCTGCTGCTGATTCCAAGGACAATTTCACAGGAGGTCATCAGTTGACAACGTCAATCATATCTTCACCTCCTTTAGTTTTGAGGAGTGCATTTGCTCAAATGAAAGTTATGTACCCAATGACTTCAATAGAATCACAACAtataaaaagtcaacaaaattaTACCCGTGGTGGTTTCAGTGGAGAGGGTGGTTGCATGGATTCTGAGGAAATCCAGTGTGACAAGGCGATAGCAAGCTCAAAGGATGAGGGTCTAAAGGATATATGCGGAATTGAAATTGGCACATTTACCCACAATGTTGCGGTTGACCCATTTTGGCCACTCTGCATGTATGAACTTAGAGGAAAATGCAACAATGATGAATGCCCTTGGCAACATGCTAGGGACTTCACTGATCAAAATGCGCATCAAAATCAGCACGATGATTCTGATAGTGCCG ATTGTCAGGTTGGATTAACACTGCATCAACAAAAAAGTAGTGGTGGAACAGAACTTTCCAAGTGTCACATTGCATTGATTCCACCAACTTATCTTGTTGGCTTCAATATGTTGAGATCTGATTCACATAAATCTGTCATTGCACCGAGAAATGGTCAGCGCTGGCAAAAACAGTTCAGTATTTGCTTAGCTCTATCAAGTTTGCTTCAACAAGATTTACTTGTTGATCAGCCTTCTTTCCGTGCTAATGATGGTTGCATTGAGGTCCGTGGGAGTTGGAATGGACAGGCATCATACTTTCAGAGTAGAAAGAGCGTAGCG AATCATCTCAATCAAGCATTAACCAGCAGCGTGCTGTCCCTTGAAATGGCTCTCGTTATTCTCAGTCAGGAGGCTGACAAACTGGAGGGTATGAAAAAG TCTCTCTCCATGCTGTCACGAGCTATTGAGGTTGATCCAACATCTGAAGCTCTGTGGATGATGTATCTGCTCATTTACTACAGCAACATTGAGTCTGTTGGGAAGGATGACATGTTCTCCTATGCg GTTAAAAACAGCAACAGATCCTATGGACTTTGGCTCGTGTACATTGACAGTCGTATACATCTTGATGATCGACTGGTTGCGTATAATGCTGCCCTCACAGCGCTTTGCCACCATGCATCTGCTTTTGATAGGGGCAATGTGTATGCTAGTGCATGCATCTTAGATCTGTTTTTACAGATGATGGATTGTTTGTGCATGTCTGGGAATGTTGGCAAGGCCATTCAGAAAATCCAAGGACTCTTCCCTGTGGCAGCTAATTCAGATGAGCCTCCCTCTCATTTGCTCTCTGATATCCTCACATGCTTAACGATTTCTGACAAATATATCTTCTGGGTTTGTTGTGTGTACTTAGTTATTTACAGGAAGTTACCTGATGCTATTGTACAGCAGTTTGAATGTGAGAAAGAACTCCTTGCAATTGAATGGCCTTCTGTTCATTTACAAAATGAAGAGAAGCAGAGGGCTGTTAAGCTCGTTGAGATGGCTGTGGATTCTGTTAAAGTGTCTGTCAATAGTGAATCACTTGATAGTGACACAAATGTCAGACTGGCTCAACAATTTGCTCTCTGCCATATTAGGTGTACGCTAGTTCTTGATGGTCCAGCTTGCTGTCAGAATTTGTTGGGCAAGTATATGAAGTTGTGCCCATCCTGTGTAGAACTTGTTCTTTTGTCATCAAGGCTTCAAACAAATGGCACAGGTGGTGTGAGTTTTGAAGGGTTTGAGGGAGCCATTAGTAATTGGCCAAAAGAAGTCCCTGGAATTCATTGTATCTGGAATCAATATATTGAGTATGCCCTCCAAAAAGAAGGTCCCAATTTTGCAAAAGAACTGACTGTTCACTGGTTTAACTCCGTTTCAAAAGTTCGATATCCTCTGAATGAAATTTTGGATACAGTGGATGGTAATAGCTCACATGGATTATTGGAATTGGCTTCAGCATCAAATCCGTACTTTCTGACATCCAGTTCTAATCAGATGGAAATAATGTTTGGATTAATTAATCTCTCTCTTGCCAAATTATTGCACAATGACCACATTGAAGCTCACGTTGCCATTGACAGGGCACTGAAGGCTGCACCTCCACAGTACATCAAACATTGCTTGAGAGAACATGCTGTGTTCCTGCTTAACTATGGGTCACAATTAAAGAAGGATGCTCCAGTCAGTGagcaattaaaaattttgaatggtTATTTGAATGATGCCCAGGCTCTCTCAGCTTATGAACCACTATCTAGACGATTCATTGACAGCATTGAGAAGCCAATAGTTCAGCAGCTAATCCGTAACATATTGAGTCCAGTTTCATCTGACTTCTCTTTGGTGAATTTTGTACTTGAAGCGTGGTATGGTCCCTCTCTTTTACCCCCAAAGTCAAACCAGCCAAAGGATTTGGTGGATTTTGTTGAAGCCATCTTTGAGATAGTGCCATCCAACTACCCGTTAGCATTTTCTGTTTGTAAGCTCTTGTGCAGAGGCTACAGCTCTATTAATGTTACTTCTGATAGTGTCCTGTACTGGGCATGCTCAATCTTGGTCAATGCAATCTTTCATGCTATTCCAATACCACCAGAATATGCATGGGTTGAAGCTGCGGGTATTTTGGGTGACATTTCAGGTATCGAGCTCATTTCTGATAGTTTTTACAAGAAAGCTTTATCAGCACATCCATTCTCTGTGAAGTTGTGGACTTGCTATTATAATCTATCAAAGACTAGGGGATATGCAAGCACTGTTGTCCAAAAAGCAAGAGAGAGGGGTATTGAAGTTGGTTGA